CGGCGGATCGTCGGCCGCCGCGAGCGCACCCGCCCCGGGCGCATCGTCATCTCCGGGTTCGAGCGCCACCCCCTCACCCAGCCCGTCACGACAGTCGACGTCGGGCTCGACGATCCCGCAGAGCGGCGCGTCGAACCCGACGTCGAGCAGCACCGGAGGAACCCGCTGATGATCATCATCGTGGTGCTAGGCGTTCTAGCCATCTTGATGACGCTGGTGACCAACCTGGCGGGCGAGGCCACCTACGCGAGCCAGATGATGGCCACCATCCGCGCCCAGGACCGCTCGTACTACGTGGCGCAATCGGCGGTGCGCGCCGTGCTGCCCCTGCTGCCGTCGTCGAGTGAGAGCGCCCACACCCTGCAAGACCCCTGGGCCATCGGAGCGCCCCCGCTCGAGATCGACGGCAATCTCGTGGAGGTGAAGATCACCGACGAGGAGCGCTTCTACAACCCGAACGCCATGATCGGCAAGGACGGACAGGTCGACGATGACCAGGTGAAGGTCTTCCGCCGCCTGGTCAAGCAGCTGGGGCAGCGGGATGACGAGGTCGTGAACCCCATTCTCGACTGGATCGACGCCGACTCGAACCGGCGCCTGCCGGGCGGTGCGGAGGCGCTCGACTACGGAGAGCGCCTCCCCAAGAATGCCCCCCTCGACAGCATCGACGAGATACTGCAGGTCAAGGGCATCCCCCCCACGCTGCTGCGCGGCAGCGGAGCCTCTCCCTCGCCGGGGGCAGCCCGCGCGTTTCAGAGCGGCGGGATCGAGAAGTATGGACTGTCACCGCTCATCACCGTGCACTCGAACGGCAAGGTCAACATCAACACCGCCCCTCCCGCCGTGCTGCAGGCCCTGGCCGAGAACCTCGACAGCGGTCTCGTGAAGGCCATCATCGACCATCGCGAGCGGACGCCGTTCAAGAGGCTCGACGACCTCCTCGAGGTCCCGGGTGTCACGCGCGATCACATCTACTTCCTCAAGAAGGTGGCCGATGTGAAGAGCGAGACCTGGCAGATCAAGGCAGAAGTGGGCGCCGCAACAGGCAGCTACACCCTCGAAGGCCCACCGGACACCACCCTCATCGCGCGCTACAGGGGGAGCGGGAGAGGAATCAAGCCGCTCACATGGAACCTGGAGGAGAGCGGAAGCGACGTCACCGATCCCACCTCAGACCGCAGCGCATCGCCGCGCGGCGCGAGTCCCTCGCCTTCCCCGTCGATGCCGGGCCGATC
This sequence is a window from Pseudomonadota bacterium. Protein-coding genes within it:
- a CDS encoding general secretion pathway protein GspK, whose translation is MIIIVVLGVLAILMTLVTNLAGEATYASQMMATIRAQDRSYYVAQSAVRAVLPLLPSSSESAHTLQDPWAIGAPPLEIDGNLVEVKITDEERFYNPNAMIGKDGQVDDDQVKVFRRLVKQLGQRDDEVVNPILDWIDADSNRRLPGGAEALDYGERLPKNAPLDSIDEILQVKGIPPTLLRGSGASPSPGAARAFQSGGIEKYGLSPLITVHSNGKVNINTAPPAVLQALAENLDSGLVKAIIDHRERTPFKRLDDLLEVPGVTRDHIYFLKKVADVKSETWQIKAEVGAATGSYTLEGPPDTTLIARYRGSGRGIKPLTWNLEESGSDVTDPTSDRSASPRGASPSPSPSMPGRSSTPAQPTGNQSTQRF